One genomic region from Microcoleus sp. FACHB-672 encodes:
- a CDS encoding alpha/beta fold hydrolase, with amino-acid sequence MVGTTSLLKRNHVQILGNGSQTIIFAHGFGSDQTAWRHQVAAFASDYRLVLFDHVGAGKSDFSAYSPRRYSSLYSYAEDLLELCSELKIKDCILVGHSASGMVSLLAALVQPEVFRQLIFISASPRYLNDVNYIGGFEQSDLDTLYAAMSSNYYAWASGFAPLAMGNPEKPELALEFANTLSGIRPDIAQAVARVIFQSDHRIELPRLKVPTLILQSSGDIAVPSEVGSYMAAHIPNSKLLQIAARGHLPHLSAPDMVINAIKVHLDRCVKL; translated from the coding sequence ATGGTTGGAACGACAAGCCTTCTTAAGCGTAATCATGTACAAATACTGGGCAATGGTTCTCAAACGATTATCTTTGCTCACGGGTTCGGCTCCGACCAAACGGCTTGGCGGCATCAGGTAGCAGCATTTGCTTCCGACTATCGCCTTGTCCTTTTCGATCATGTCGGAGCCGGCAAGTCAGATTTTTCTGCCTACAGTCCCCGCCGCTATAGCAGTCTTTACAGTTATGCCGAAGACTTGCTGGAACTGTGTTCCGAATTAAAAATTAAAGACTGCATCCTAGTGGGTCACTCGGCTAGTGGTATGGTCAGTTTACTAGCCGCATTAGTCCAGCCAGAGGTATTTCGTCAACTAATATTTATCAGTGCGTCGCCACGTTATCTCAACGATGTTAACTACATCGGGGGGTTTGAGCAGTCCGATCTTGACACCCTTTATGCAGCCATGTCGTCCAATTACTACGCTTGGGCCAGTGGTTTTGCACCTCTGGCAATGGGGAATCCTGAAAAACCTGAACTTGCCCTAGAGTTTGCCAATACCCTCAGTGGCATCCGCCCGGATATCGCTCAAGCTGTAGCACGGGTGATTTTCCAGTCAGATCACCGGATTGAGTTACCGCGCTTGAAAGTGCCGACACTGATCCTGCAATCAAGCGGAGATATTGCTGTGCCGTCTGAGGTTGGCTCCTATATGGCAGCGCATATCCCTAACAGTAAGCTACTGCAGATCGCTGCCCGTGGACACCTACCTCACCTAAGTGCGCCCGACATGGTGATTAATGCGATCAAAGTGCATCTTGATAGATGTGTCAAATTATAA
- a CDS encoding response regulator, translated as MNTVLIVDDSLTLRQIVSDILRKSGLNVVEASDGIEAKEQIQASYPDLVITDVVMPRMNGYELCRWLKNDPKAHNIPVVMCTSKSEEFDRYWGMKQGADAYIAKPFRPTELIATVKQLLKGL; from the coding sequence ATGAATACGGTTCTGATCGTGGATGACAGTTTAACCTTACGTCAAATTGTTTCAGATATTTTAAGAAAGAGCGGACTCAATGTTGTTGAAGCATCTGATGGCATTGAAGCAAAAGAACAAATTCAAGCCAGCTATCCAGATTTAGTGATTACGGACGTTGTCATGCCTCGAATGAATGGCTACGAGCTGTGCCGATGGCTCAAAAATGACCCAAAAGCCCACAATATCCCTGTTGTTATGTGTACGAGCAAGAGTGAGGAATTTGATCGCTACTGGGGAATGAAACAAGGGGCTGATGCTTATATTGCCAAACCTTTTCGCCCAACCGAACTGATTGCAACGGTTAAACAACTGCTGAAAGGACTGTAA
- a CDS encoding RNA recognition motif domain-containing protein, with translation MSIRLYVGNLPKEIDRKELQDIFAEAGDSVSTKVITDRKTGKCRGFGFVTVKTDEEADQIIEKYNGFVFKENPIKIEKALPRSKGKGDEESAPQPAAPVTKAAGAPSVGGGGGGGGGGERRGGERRGGGNKSRRGSTSTGGGGTSTSTQQEASQPDPRWAQELEKLKQMLAAQASNP, from the coding sequence ATGTCAATTCGTCTTTATGTAGGGAATCTGCCCAAAGAAATAGATCGTAAAGAGCTGCAAGATATTTTTGCGGAAGCCGGCGATTCTGTTTCTACGAAAGTGATCACTGATCGCAAAACCGGCAAATGTCGGGGATTTGGTTTTGTCACCGTCAAAACTGATGAAGAAGCTGATCAAATCATCGAGAAGTACAACGGTTTTGTGTTTAAAGAAAACCCAATCAAAATAGAGAAGGCATTGCCTCGCTCTAAGGGTAAAGGAGATGAGGAATCAGCCCCACAGCCGGCTGCTCCTGTTACCAAAGCCGCTGGCGCTCCTAGTGTCGGTGGTGGTGGTGGCGGCGGCGGCGGTGGCGAACGCCGTGGTGGCGAGCGTCGTGGCGGCGGGAATAAGTCTCGTCGCGGTTCTACCAGTACTGGCGGCGGTGGCACCTCGACTTCTACACAGCAAGAAGCCTCCCAGCCAGATCCACGCTGGGCACAAGAGTTGGAAAAGCTCAAGCAAATGCTAGCGGCTCAAGCAAGCAACCCGTAA
- the crtB gene encoding 15-cis-phytoene synthase CrtB translates to MLQLPHYSCMNTLASPEAAYELCRQITATYAKTFYLGTLLMSEEKRRAIWAIYAWCRRTDELVDGPRARLTTPETLDQWEHQLESIFGGHPQEDPDVALADTLQRFSLSIQPFRDMIAGQRMDLCCSRYETFEELYLYCYRVAGTVGLMSMPIMGVEPSPRKAPWNRNVPAELPIEQAVALGIANQLTNILRDVGEDANRGRIYLPLQELALFNYTEEDLFNGVVDERWRELMRFQIGRARKFFTMAEKGVSQLSLDARWPVWSALMLYRQILDVIESNHYDVFRQRAYVGRSRKLLYLPVAWLRAQVL, encoded by the coding sequence ATGCTGCAACTGCCTCATTACTCCTGCATGAACACGCTGGCTTCCCCAGAGGCCGCTTACGAACTCTGTCGTCAGATCACAGCCACTTATGCCAAAACTTTTTATTTGGGCACGCTGTTGATGTCAGAGGAGAAACGGCGGGCAATCTGGGCTATCTACGCTTGGTGCCGTCGCACAGATGAATTGGTTGATGGGCCTCGCGCTCGATTAACTACGCCTGAAACCCTCGACCAGTGGGAACACCAACTGGAATCCATCTTTGGGGGTCATCCTCAAGAAGATCCCGATGTGGCGCTAGCGGATACGCTGCAACGCTTCTCCCTAAGCATTCAGCCATTTCGGGATATGATTGCCGGCCAGCGGATGGATTTGTGCTGTAGCCGGTACGAGACGTTTGAGGAGCTTTACCTCTACTGTTACCGAGTCGCCGGTACAGTTGGTTTGATGTCGATGCCGATCATGGGGGTGGAACCATCGCCCCGCAAGGCTCCTTGGAATCGAAATGTACCAGCGGAACTTCCGATTGAACAGGCGGTGGCACTGGGAATTGCTAACCAGCTCACAAACATCCTCCGAGATGTTGGGGAAGATGCGAACCGAGGTCGCATTTACCTGCCTTTGCAAGAGTTGGCGCTGTTTAACTACACCGAAGAGGATTTATTTAATGGTGTAGTGGATGAACGATGGCGCGAGTTGATGCGCTTCCAAATCGGGCGAGCGCGCAAGTTTTTTACGATGGCTGAAAAAGGCGTTAGCCAGTTGAGTTTAGATGCACGCTGGCCGGTTTGGTCGGCGCTGATGCTCTACCGGCAAATTCTGGATGTGATTGAGAGCAACCACTACGATGTGTTTCGGCAGCGAGCTTATGTTGGTCGCTCTCGCAAGCTGTTGTATTTACCTGTGGCTTGGCTGAGGGCGCAAGTGCTCTAA
- a CDS encoding sensor histidine kinase, with product MQNYRWLNLPHNHPDRLPTFRGAIVGLILALVGFSVLAGVMPVLIVAPILFAAALMLPLSPMLVALMLGQSGLLTLYSHSSALLGDDNVLLTRYSIAVGSATVLGVLTRRFLLGIEWQFASRNLLASLLEADATATPEVLLTQALSSLRELARADAAIALHQLDEVTAEALVCLPLTALPDKLTTPKLFAEALAQNRCLYYSDYPSSAGAAPVLVGQGTQSLAVLPLQDAGNRRGAILLLWYRRTEISWRLRKLMESLLAGVRTLLRFQDTTFHFEKLQARYSAILETIPQGVVFVDESGEQSWLNQAAAKQLNLMPGSVEPVVISQAMAKLRTTAENHEAIAQQAVKFFSQPQAEIRDWLWVCANESPPQDSTWPAENNDANAAPVPEGRTVLSLSSTPTRVRDVPGRLWLLDNVTDRYFSRLALVERTQQLEIVNQELEAFSHSVAHDLRAPLASIDAFSLLLLRDYAQKLDEEGVDDLQSIRIATARMRQLIDDLLQLARVARTEMRREMIDVSGLAQAVANNLKKTQPARQVEWVITAGVVAKVDGRLLQIVLENLLGNAWKYTSKHQNARIEFGVLPQPAGQTGIPSSGSIYFVRDDGAGFDMSYADKLFGTFQRLHRASEFEGTGVGLATVQRIIHRHGGRIWAEAEVEKGATFYFTL from the coding sequence ATGCAAAATTATCGGTGGTTAAATTTGCCGCATAATCATCCTGACCGGCTACCGACTTTTAGGGGCGCTATCGTGGGGCTAATCCTGGCTCTGGTGGGTTTTAGCGTCCTAGCTGGAGTGATGCCGGTGTTGATCGTCGCACCGATCCTGTTTGCGGCTGCCTTGATGCTGCCACTGTCACCAATGCTGGTGGCGCTGATGCTGGGGCAGAGTGGGTTGCTGACACTGTATAGCCACAGTAGCGCCCTGCTAGGCGATGACAACGTATTGCTGACACGTTACAGCATAGCAGTGGGGAGTGCGACCGTTCTGGGTGTCTTGACACGCAGATTTTTACTCGGTATTGAGTGGCAGTTTGCTTCCCGCAACCTGCTCGCATCCCTACTGGAGGCAGACGCGACTGCAACTCCCGAAGTTCTCCTGACTCAAGCACTTTCTTCCCTGCGCGAATTAGCCCGTGCCGATGCGGCAATTGCCCTGCATCAACTCGACGAAGTCACAGCGGAGGCGCTCGTATGTCTTCCCCTGACAGCATTGCCGGATAAACTCACGACCCCTAAACTTTTTGCTGAGGCGCTCGCTCAGAATCGCTGCCTTTACTATTCTGATTATCCCAGTAGTGCCGGCGCTGCGCCTGTTTTGGTTGGCCAAGGCACTCAGTCTCTGGCTGTGCTGCCGTTGCAAGATGCCGGCAACCGGCGCGGGGCAATATTGTTGCTGTGGTATCGCCGCACTGAGATTTCTTGGCGCTTAAGAAAACTGATGGAGTCGCTATTAGCGGGTGTGCGTACCCTCCTGCGCTTCCAAGACACAACGTTTCACTTTGAAAAGCTACAGGCACGCTACAGTGCGATTCTAGAGACGATTCCTCAAGGTGTGGTGTTTGTGGATGAAAGTGGGGAGCAAAGTTGGCTGAATCAGGCTGCGGCTAAGCAACTGAATTTGATGCCGGGATCTGTAGAGCCGGTGGTAATCTCTCAGGCGATGGCAAAATTACGCACCACTGCTGAAAATCACGAGGCGATCGCGCAGCAGGCAGTTAAGTTTTTCTCCCAACCTCAGGCGGAGATTCGGGATTGGTTATGGGTTTGTGCAAATGAAAGCCCGCCCCAAGATTCTACTTGGCCGGCAGAAAATAATGACGCCAACGCTGCACCTGTCCCTGAAGGGCGAACGGTGTTGAGTCTTTCCAGCACTCCGACTCGCGTGCGCGATGTGCCTGGTCGCCTCTGGTTGCTGGATAATGTGACTGATCGTTATTTCAGCCGCTTAGCGCTGGTGGAGCGCACCCAGCAACTAGAAATTGTTAACCAAGAGCTAGAAGCATTTTCTCACTCAGTCGCTCACGACTTGCGAGCACCGTTGGCTTCGATTGACGCCTTTAGCCTGCTTTTGCTGAGAGACTATGCTCAAAAGCTTGATGAGGAGGGTGTGGACGATCTTCAGAGTATTCGGATTGCAACGGCGCGAATGCGGCAACTTATTGATGATTTGCTACAGTTGGCGCGGGTGGCACGTACGGAAATGAGGCGTGAAATGATTGATGTCAGTGGCTTAGCCCAGGCAGTCGCTAATAATTTGAAGAAGACACAACCGGCACGTCAGGTAGAATGGGTGATCACGGCTGGTGTGGTGGCTAAGGTTGATGGCCGGCTGCTGCAGATTGTGTTAGAAAATCTGCTAGGTAATGCTTGGAAATATACCTCTAAACACCAGAACGCTCGAATTGAATTTGGAGTATTGCCGCAACCGGCTGGTCAAACCGGCATTCCATCTTCCGGTTCGATTTACTTTGTGCGTGATGATGGGGCCGGTTTTGATATGAGTTATGCGGATAAGCTTTTTGGAACCTTCCAGCGTCTCCACCGCGCCAGTGAGTTTGAAGGCACCGGCGTTGGGTTGGCAACGGTGCAGCGCATCATTCACCGGCACGGGGGCCGAATTTGGGCGGAAGCTGAGGTGGAGAAAGGTGCCACCTTCTATTTCACACTTTAG
- a CDS encoding zinc metalloprotease HtpX: MTSIPEPPPSSAGASGVTPSLETGLAALKQGDYSAAIAHLEGICEIELHEPSLLRAQMGLVVAYERIGKAEKAIALCQTLSKSEKSQVKQWATRTLTDLQARFSQKKSVPTQLLQPSNPTVFQSSPAPNSSEAAVNPTGFVPLDNLPPASEAAASPTGFVPIDNLPVKPRQSVPKAVPPPPPPPSRRSTKPPALPNQEAQPSVGEGSKGEKEQGGVGESEPLSTPQPQIQNYQPSWRNAGRAQNWKPLRAPKQWRLWLLQGATVFLMLVVIRAVVHFAMSSINDILVKLPFMSPVQAFYYDQTQSILMILLALLILSPWLLDGLLELFYGQKPLSVKTLESHSPEAAKMLKRVCWKKKWPLPTLKVLPINAPVALSYGNLPRTARIVVSQGLLDQLADDEIAAIYAGELGHIANWDLALMSVAVLVVQIPYLIYWQAADWEERGQRLIQSPFLSSVFGGTMAVISSLAYGIFWVFRWPAFWLSRQRLYYSDRVATQTTGNPNGLTRALLKIAIGIANDVGKQRSTSYFLEGFDLLIPVGCRQAITLGSCYPLTPIEPLLEWDRSNPYRQWLTINNAHPPLGDRLNILALCARFWKLETELDLLLPEPAAKKSKKKPVSPAIQNSPLKTQDLLRQGAPYFGVLIGLIFGAVFWLIGWVGVQMRIPEISWVLRDHQWLLTGFVLTGFCLGTVMRINSFFPDIKPANLSNESSLPALLANPAALPVDSQPIRLEGKLLGRKGIGNWLGQDLILQTSAGFVKLHYLSKFGPIGNLWPHSPRPSDFVNKQVIATGWFRRGATPWLDLETLSTTAGQTSHSGHPIWSTILAGVAALWGAYLISRGGL; encoded by the coding sequence ATGACCTCGATTCCCGAACCCCCTCCCTCTAGTGCCGGCGCTTCTGGGGTAACTCCTTCCCTAGAGACTGGTTTAGCCGCACTAAAGCAGGGAGATTATTCAGCGGCGATTGCTCACCTAGAAGGCATCTGTGAGATTGAACTCCATGAACCTTCACTCTTGCGTGCTCAGATGGGGTTAGTTGTCGCCTACGAGCGCATCGGCAAAGCCGAAAAGGCCATTGCCCTCTGTCAAACCCTCAGCAAAAGCGAGAAAAGCCAGGTTAAGCAATGGGCGACTCGCACACTCACCGATTTGCAAGCGCGTTTCTCCCAAAAAAAATCCGTTCCCACTCAACTGCTACAGCCGTCTAACCCGACTGTTTTTCAAAGTTCACCGGCACCAAACTCCTCAGAAGCCGCCGTCAATCCCACCGGCTTTGTCCCCCTCGATAATCTGCCGCCAGCCTCAGAAGCAGCTGCCAGTCCCACCGGCTTTGTCCCCATCGATAACCTGCCGGTAAAACCTAGGCAGAGTGTACCTAAAGCGGTTCCGCCCCCACCACCGCCCCCGTCTCGGCGTTCTACCAAACCGCCGGCTCTCCCAAATCAGGAGGCTCAGCCATCTGTCGGTGAGGGGAGCAAGGGAGAGAAGGAGCAAGGGGGAGTGGGGGAAAGTGAACCTTTGTCAACCCCTCAGCCCCAAATTCAGAACTATCAACCGAGTTGGCGTAATGCCGGTCGCGCCCAAAATTGGAAGCCCCTGCGAGCTCCCAAGCAATGGCGTTTGTGGTTACTTCAGGGGGCAACTGTCTTCCTGATGCTGGTGGTTATTCGCGCTGTTGTTCACTTCGCGATGTCTAGCATCAACGACATCTTAGTGAAACTGCCCTTTATGTCACCTGTTCAAGCTTTTTACTATGACCAAACTCAGTCTATTTTGATGATTTTGCTGGCGCTGCTAATATTGTCGCCCTGGTTACTCGATGGACTGCTAGAGCTGTTTTATGGTCAAAAGCCGTTGTCGGTGAAGACGCTAGAAAGCCACAGTCCAGAAGCGGCGAAGATGCTGAAACGCGTTTGCTGGAAGAAAAAATGGCCTTTGCCTACTTTGAAAGTGTTGCCGATTAATGCGCCGGTGGCGCTTAGTTATGGCAACCTGCCCCGTACTGCCCGGATTGTGGTGAGTCAGGGTTTGCTAGATCAATTGGCAGATGACGAAATTGCCGCAATTTATGCCGGCGAACTGGGGCACATTGCCAACTGGGATTTGGCTTTGATGTCTGTGGCGGTTCTAGTTGTCCAGATTCCTTATCTGATCTACTGGCAAGCTGCTGACTGGGAAGAACGCGGGCAACGTCTAATCCAATCCCCCTTTCTCTCGTCAGTTTTCGGCGGGACAATGGCGGTGATTTCTTCCCTCGCTTATGGGATTTTCTGGGTATTCCGCTGGCCGGCTTTTTGGCTGTCGCGGCAGCGGCTTTACTATAGTGATCGGGTGGCGACACAAACAACCGGCAATCCCAATGGCTTGACTCGCGCTTTACTAAAAATAGCGATTGGGATTGCCAATGATGTCGGGAAACAGCGCTCAACCAGCTATTTCCTCGAAGGCTTTGATCTACTGATTCCGGTGGGATGCCGGCAGGCGATCACGCTGGGCAGTTGTTATCCGTTAACACCCATTGAACCCTTGCTGGAATGGGATCGCAGTAACCCTTACCGGCAGTGGCTGACCATTAACAATGCCCATCCTCCTCTGGGTGATCGGTTGAATATTTTGGCTCTGTGTGCCCGCTTTTGGAAGTTAGAAACCGAGTTGGATTTGCTGCTGCCTGAGCCGGCAGCGAAGAAAAGCAAGAAAAAGCCGGTTTCTCCTGCGATTCAAAACTCACCACTAAAAACTCAGGACTTGTTGCGACAAGGTGCCCCCTATTTTGGGGTGCTGATAGGTTTAATCTTTGGCGCTGTGTTCTGGCTGATCGGGTGGGTAGGTGTCCAGATGCGTATTCCAGAAATCAGTTGGGTGTTGCGTGATCATCAATGGCTGCTTACCGGCTTTGTGCTGACTGGATTTTGCTTGGGGACGGTTATGCGGATCAATTCCTTTTTCCCAGATATCAAACCGGCTAATTTGTCAAATGAATCAAGCTTGCCGGCTTTGCTGGCAAATCCTGCTGCCTTGCCGGTGGATAGCCAGCCGATTCGTTTAGAAGGTAAGCTTTTGGGACGTAAAGGAATTGGCAACTGGCTGGGACAGGATTTAATTTTGCAAACGTCAGCCGGCTTCGTGAAATTGCACTACCTTTCAAAATTTGGCCCAATCGGCAATCTTTGGCCTCATTCCCCTCGTCCTAGCGATTTTGTTAATAAGCAGGTGATTGCAACCGGGTGGTTTCGCCGGGGTGCGACTCCGTGGCTCGATCTTGAAACGCTTTCGACGACTGCCGGTCAAACCAGCCACAGTGGCCACCCCATTTGGTCTACGATTCTAGCCGGTGTGGCAGCCCTCTGGGGAGCCTATCTGATTTCTCGCGGTGGACTTTAA
- the pds gene encoding 15-cis-phytoene desaturase has protein sequence MRVAIAGAGLAGLSCAKYLTDAGHTPIVLERRDVLGGKVAAWKDEDGDWYETGLHIFFGAYPNMLQLFKELGIEDRLQWKEHTMIFNQPNSPGTYSRFDFPDLPAPINGVIAILRNNDMLTWPEKIRFGLGLIPAMIQGQKYVEEMDKLSFSEWLKQQNVPPRVEKEVFIAMSKALNFIDPDEISATVVLTALNRFLQEKTGSKMAFLDGAPTERLCQPMVDYITERGGEVRLNASIKEFLLNEDGTVRGFLLRGSDGAADEEIVADAYVSAMPVDPLKVMLPAPWRQLDYFKKLDGLEGVPVINVHLWFDRKLTDIDHLLFSRSPLLSVYADMSNTCREYANPNRSMLELVLAPAKDWISKSDEEIVAATMTELEKLFPDHFCGEQPANLLKYHIVKTPRSVYKATPGRQECRPSQTTPIANFFLTGDYTMQRYLASMEGAVLSGKLTAQAINSTQQVAVSQQPSVVNGIVSGQLSVAKTTER, from the coding sequence ATGCGAGTTGCGATCGCGGGAGCAGGCTTAGCAGGACTTTCTTGCGCCAAATATCTGACGGATGCCGGTCACACACCGATCGTCTTGGAACGGCGAGACGTATTGGGCGGCAAAGTAGCGGCTTGGAAGGACGAAGACGGGGACTGGTACGAAACGGGGTTGCACATCTTTTTCGGTGCATATCCCAATATGTTGCAGCTCTTTAAAGAGTTGGGAATCGAAGATCGGCTGCAGTGGAAAGAACACACGATGATTTTCAATCAGCCGAACAGTCCGGGGACTTACTCGCGCTTCGATTTTCCGGATCTGCCGGCACCGATTAACGGAGTTATCGCGATTCTGCGTAACAACGATATGCTCACTTGGCCAGAGAAAATTCGCTTTGGCCTGGGCCTAATTCCGGCGATGATTCAAGGCCAGAAGTATGTCGAAGAGATGGATAAACTGTCTTTCTCTGAGTGGCTGAAGCAACAAAACGTCCCCCCACGTGTGGAAAAGGAAGTTTTCATTGCCATGTCGAAGGCGCTGAACTTCATCGATCCAGATGAAATTTCTGCGACGGTGGTGCTGACAGCGTTAAATCGCTTTCTGCAAGAGAAAACCGGCTCTAAAATGGCCTTCCTTGATGGTGCGCCTACGGAGCGGCTTTGTCAGCCAATGGTAGATTACATTACCGAACGCGGTGGCGAAGTGCGGCTGAATGCCTCAATTAAGGAGTTTTTGCTTAATGAGGATGGGACGGTTCGCGGGTTTCTGCTACGAGGCTCAGACGGGGCGGCGGATGAGGAAATTGTAGCGGACGCTTATGTGTCGGCGATGCCGGTTGACCCGTTGAAAGTGATGCTGCCGGCACCTTGGCGTCAGCTAGATTACTTTAAAAAGCTGGATGGATTGGAAGGAGTGCCGGTGATCAATGTACATTTATGGTTTGACCGCAAGCTGACGGACATCGATCACCTACTGTTTTCGCGCTCGCCCCTGCTTAGTGTCTATGCCGACATGAGCAATACTTGCCGGGAATATGCAAATCCCAATCGCTCGATGCTGGAACTTGTTTTAGCGCCGGCTAAAGATTGGATTTCCAAATCCGACGAGGAAATTGTTGCGGCAACCATGACAGAACTCGAGAAGCTGTTTCCTGATCATTTCTGTGGTGAGCAGCCCGCAAATCTGCTTAAATATCACATTGTCAAGACGCCTCGCTCGGTTTACAAAGCGACCCCCGGACGCCAAGAGTGCCGGCCTTCCCAGACTACCCCCATTGCCAATTTCTTTTTAACCGGCGATTACACCATGCAACGTTACTTAGCGAGTATGGAAGGGGCTGTGCTTTCTGGTAAGCTGACAGCGCAGGCGATCAATAGCACTCAGCAGGTAGCCGTTAGCCAGCAGCCATCGGTTGTTAATGGAATTGTCAGCGGTCAGCTGTCAGTCGCAAAAACAACTGAGCGCTGA
- a CDS encoding putative quinol monooxygenase, giving the protein MAKQTVRVVARVVALPDQVEPVKSILLSIIEPTRQEAGCIFYDLMQNSAEPTDFVFVEEWETQELLKAHLNSQHIQQAVSQLNGLAAMSPDIRFYQLLA; this is encoded by the coding sequence GTGGCCAAGCAAACCGTTCGAGTGGTGGCTCGTGTTGTCGCGCTTCCCGATCAGGTGGAGCCAGTGAAGTCTATTCTTTTGAGTATCATTGAACCAACTCGCCAAGAAGCCGGCTGTATTTTCTACGACCTGATGCAAAATTCAGCCGAGCCGACTGATTTTGTCTTTGTGGAAGAGTGGGAAACTCAGGAATTACTCAAGGCACATTTGAATTCACAACATATTCAGCAGGCAGTCTCTCAACTTAATGGCTTAGCTGCGATGTCGCCAGATATCCGCTTTTATCAATTGCTGGCTTAA
- a CDS encoding EAL domain-containing protein, whose protein sequence is MSNLSLMPPIDSLTNQLKFIIQPLDLDTINELGELGFQQIPAIPQLVYQEVTEPQLAAVFRQLTRTLTDASQAASRFLLTRLPLEDNSLLLEFLQAQPLSVITNCVRNAWFFHLLLKQCLLFKYQPIFDLASGQIIAHECLARALSEQGQYLSGQQLIDAALSTKLTREFDELAREICLDSIAALNTNQTFFINVLPNAIIDNFKSLEQNLEKVLALGLQPHQIVFELTEVEILSHCPNLPQLINRLRKWGFGIAVDDLCGCVSIDHYVMEVRPDFVKLDRRLIDGCSKHPLKQTLIKSLLHSAHEEGILVVAEGLEHRKDIECCRDLGMDYGQGFGLGRPELTLQQQSSTFRDFSMSKAS, encoded by the coding sequence ATGAGCAATCTATCCCTAATGCCTCCTATCGATTCATTAACGAACCAACTGAAATTCATAATACAACCCTTAGATTTAGATACAATTAACGAGCTTGGCGAACTGGGATTTCAGCAAATTCCGGCCATTCCTCAACTCGTTTATCAAGAAGTCACAGAACCTCAGCTAGCTGCCGTTTTTAGGCAGCTCACCCGAACCCTAACAGACGCCAGTCAAGCCGCATCGCGTTTTTTGTTGACACGCTTACCCCTGGAGGATAACAGTCTACTGTTAGAATTTCTTCAGGCTCAGCCCCTGAGCGTAATTACGAACTGTGTGAGAAATGCCTGGTTTTTCCATTTACTCTTAAAGCAGTGTTTATTATTCAAGTATCAACCTATTTTTGATTTAGCTTCGGGTCAGATCATCGCTCATGAATGTCTGGCTCGCGCCCTCAGCGAACAGGGTCAGTATCTGAGCGGGCAACAATTAATTGATGCCGCCCTTTCAACAAAACTAACGCGCGAGTTTGATGAATTAGCCAGAGAAATTTGTTTGGATTCAATTGCCGCATTAAACACGAATCAAACTTTTTTCATTAATGTTTTACCGAATGCGATTATCGATAATTTTAAGTCTCTAGAACAGAATCTAGAAAAAGTCTTGGCGCTGGGATTACAACCGCACCAAATTGTGTTTGAATTAACTGAAGTTGAAATCCTCTCCCACTGCCCAAATTTGCCCCAGCTGATCAACCGGCTGAGAAAATGGGGTTTTGGAATTGCGGTTGATGATTTATGTGGTTGTGTTTCCATCGATCATTATGTGATGGAGGTTCGCCCGGATTTTGTTAAACTCGACCGGCGCTTGATAGATGGTTGCAGCAAACATCCTCTGAAGCAAACTTTAATCAAAAGTCTATTGCATTCTGCCCACGAAGAGGGAATTCTGGTTGTCGCGGAGGGACTGGAACACCGTAAGGATATCGAGTGCTGCCGCGATTTAGGGATGGACTACGGACAGGGATTTGGATTGGGGCGTCCCGAATTGACGTTGCAACAGCAATCTTCAACCTTTAGAGATTTTTCGATGTCTAAAGCTTCTTAG